Sequence from the Corallococcus sp. EGB genome:
CTGGGCGGCGTTGCCCGGCTCGGAGGCAGGCGCGGGGTTCACGGCGGCCGGATTGGGCAGGGGCGGCCGGGTCCCCGGGGTGGGATTGGCCGCGGACGACCCGGTGCCCGCGGGGCCCGGGGCGGGTGTGGTGCCCGGCGAGGGAGTGGGCACGGTGCCCGGGGATAGGTTCCCGGGCGAAGGAGCCGCGGTCCCCGGCGCCCCTGTTCCCGGAGCGTTCGAGGGAGCCGGCGTGGGCGCGATCTGCGCGCCTGACACGCCCGCGGTGAGCACCATTGCCACTGCGATGACCCTGCCGACTTCTCTGCCCATGCTGTGGTCCGCCTCGTGTGCGGCCGGGCATATCCGGAAGCCCGCGACGGTGCAGCATTTCTGTGCGGATTCCCGCCGTTCCAGGTGTCCGCTTCCGTCCAGTCGCCTTGCGCGGGAGGGCGCGTAGGGGGCGTGACAGTCGCCGACATTCCGTTCAGACAAAGCTTGGTAGGCGCGGGCAGGGACCGCAGAATCCCGCGCCGGTTTCGACGCCTTTCTCCAAGGAAAACCCATGGCCTACACCGACCGCGTCAAGCAGATCCTCTCCTGGTACCCCTCCGACAACCCCGGCACGCTGACGAACCTGGCGCGCCTCTTGAACCACGGCACGCTCGCCGGCACGGGCAAGCTGGTCATCCTCCCGGTGGATCAGGGCTTCGAGCACGGCCCCGCGCGCTCCTTCGGTCCGAACCCCGCCGGGTATGATCCGGACTACCACGCGCAGCTGGCCATCGAGTCCGGCTGCAACGCGTACGCGGCGCCGCTGGGCTTCCTGGAGGCCGTCGCGGGCAAGCTCGCGGGTGAGATTCCCCTCATCTTGAAGGTGAACAACTCCGACACGCTGGCGAAGACGGCCGCGCCCATGTCCGCGGTGACGTCGTCCGTGAAGGACGCGGTGCGCCTGGGCTGCGCGGCGGTGGGCTACACCATCTACCCGGGCTCCGCGGCGCGCAACGAGCAGTACGAGGACCTGCGCGACATCATCGCGGAGGCCAAGTCCTACGGCCTGCCCACGGTGCTGTGGGCCTACCCGCGCGGCGCGCTGTCCAAGGAAGGTGAGACGGCCATCGACGTGGTGGCGTACGCGGCGCAGATCAGCGCGCAGCTGGGCGCGCACATCATCAAGGTGAAGCCGCCCACGGACCACCTGGAGCAGGCGGAGGCGAAGAAGGCCTTCGAGAAGGCGAACATCCCCACCAAGACGCTCGCGGACCGCGTGCGCGAGGTGGTGCGCTCCGCGTTCAACGGCAAGCGCATCGTCATCTTCTCCGGCGGCGAGGCGAAGGAGACGTCCGCCCTCCTCGAGGACATCAAGCAGATCCACCAGGGTGGCGGCTTCGGCTCCATCATGGGCCGCAACGCGTTCCAGCGTCCGCACGGCGAGTCCCTCAAGCTGCTCAAGGACGTGATGAACATCTTCGCGGGCAAGTAGCGTCCGCAGCGTCGTCACTCGCGGCGTGGCGCCCTGCCCGGCTTTTTCGGGAGCGCGTCACGCCGCGTCCGTTTCCGGCTGGACGCGGGCGGCCAGCCAGCCCCCGGACCGGCCGCCAGCCCCCTCCCCCTCGCTGGTCCGGGTGCCGTGCCTCGGTTACGCAACGGGGATGATTGAAGGCTCCAGGACGCCCGGCGGAGGCGACGCGAACGCGGGGGATGACGCCGACCGCGTGGCCCGCGAGGTGCTCGCCGGGGGCGGCGAGATGGGCACGCGGATGCGGGCCTTGGACTGGTCGAAGACGCCGCTCGGCCCGGTGTCCGCCTGGCCGCAGTCCCTGCGCACCATCGCCAGCGTGTGCCTCACGTCGGGCTTTCCCATGATGGTGTTCTGGGGCCCGCAGGCGGTGAAGCTCTACAACGACGCCTATCGGAACATCCTGGGCGGCAAGCACCCCGCTGCCCTGGGGAGGCCCGGGCACGTGGTCTGGGCGGAGGTCTGGGACGAGATCGGCCCGTGGGTGGAGCAGGTCCGCCGCGAGGGCCGCGCCATCATGGCGGAGAACCAGCGCCTCTTCGTCGAGCGCAACGGCTTCCTGGAGGAGACCTACTTCACCTTCTCCTACAGCCCCATCCGCGACGAGTCCGGGGCGGTCAACGGCGTGCTCGACACGGTGGTGGAGACCACCAGCCAGGTGCTGGACGCGCGCCGCCTCCGGACGCTGCACGAGGTGGCGTCCCTCGCGGGTGGGAGCCTCCGCGTCGACGACGCCTGCACCCGCGCCATGGAGGCGCTCGCCAGCAACCCCGCGGACATCCCGTTCGCGCTGCTCTACCGCCTCAATGCGGACGGCACGGAGGCCCGGTTGGAGGGGCGCATGGGGCTGGAGGGGGACTGCGCCTTCTGCCCCGCGCGGGTGGACCTGGGCTCCGACGTGGCCTCGCCCTGGCCCCTGGCGCAGGTGGCCCGCTCCGGCCGCGCGGAGCTGCTCCATGGGCCCGGGGGCCGCTTCGGCCCGCTCCCCTTACGCGACGGCGTGCCGCAGCCTGCTTCCGCGCTCGTCCTGTCGATGACAGCCGCGGGCGGGGCGACGCCGCCGGGGATGCTGGTGCTGGGCATGTCGCCCCGGCTGCCAATCGACGCCTCGTACCGGTCGTTCCTGGAGCTGGTCGCGGGCGGGCTGGGGGCCGCCATCGCCGGGGCCCGCGCGTACGAGGAGGCCCAGCGGCGCGCGGACGCCCTGGCGGAGCTGGACCGGGCGAAGACGGCGTTCTTCTCCAACGTCAGCCACGAGTTCCGCACGCCGCTGACGCTGATGCTGGGGCCGCTGGGCGACGTGCTCGCGGATCCGCAGCACCCGCTGGATCCCGGGCACCGAGAGCGGCTGCTGCTCGTGCAGCGCAACAGCCAGCGGCTGCTCAAGCTGGTGAACAGCCTGCTCGACTTCAGCCGGCTGGAGGCGGGCCGCATGCGCGCCATCTTCGAGCCCACCGACCTGGGGCCGCTCACCGCGGGGCTCGCGAGCGCGTTCGACTCGCTGGCGACGAAGGCGGGGCTGCGGCTCCACGTGGACTGCCCTCCCCTGCCCACCCCCGTGTGGGTGGACCGCGATCTCTGGGAGAAGATCGTCCTCAACCTCCTGTCCAACGCCTTCAAGTTCACCTTCCGCGGCACCCTCACCGTCCGCCTGCGCGAGCGCACGGACCGGGCCGAGCTGTCCGTCAGCGACACGGGCACCGGCATCCCCGCCCACGAGCTGCCCCGCGTCTTCGATCGCTTCCACCGGGTGGAGGGCGCGCGCGGGCGCAGCCATGAGGGCAGCGGCGTGGGGCTGGCGCTCGTTCGGGAGCTGGTGGAGCTGCACGGGGGCCGCGTCTCCGTGGAGAGCGTCGTGGATCAGGGCAGCACCTTCACGGTCTCGCTGCCCACGGGAACGGCGCACCTGCCACCGGATCAGCTGAGGCCCCCCTCGCGCGACGCAGTCCATGCCCCGAACCCGGAGGTCTTCGTCCAGGAGGCGGCGCAGTGGCTGGGGGACGGGGTGTACGCCGCGCCCGCGCCGGTGCCCGTCCCGGAGGCGCCCCCGGGCATCGTGCGGGGGCACGTGCTGCTGGCGGACGACAACGCGGACATGCGCGACTACGTGCGGCGGTCGCTGGAGGGCCGCTTCGCGGTGACGGCGGTGGCGGACGGCCTCGCCGCGCTGGAGGCGGCACGGAACACTCCACCGGACGTGGTGCTGACGGACGTGATGATGCCGTGCCTGGACGGCTTTGGACTCCTGCGCGAGCTGAAGGCGGATCCGCGCACGGCCCACGTCCCCGTCATCCTCCTGTCCGCGCGCGCCGGTGAGGAGGCGAAGGTGGAGGGGCTCGCCGCCGGCGCGGACGACTACCTGGTGAAGCCCTTCGGCGTGCGCGAGCTGGTGGCCCGCCTGGAGGGGACGGTGAACTCCGCGCGGGCCCGCGCCCAGCGCGAGGAGCTGCTCCAGGCCCTGAAGCTGTCGGAGACGCGCTACCGGCTGGCCACCCGCGCGACGAAGGACGCCGTCTGGGACCTGGACCTGCGCACCCAGCAACTGACCTGGAGCGAGGGCATCCACACCCTCTTCGGCTACCCGGTCGGCACGGTGCCCCCCGGGCTGGAGTGGTGGACGGACGCCGTCCACCCGGAGGACCGCGCGCGGGCGGTGGACAGCCTCCACGCCATCGCCGAGACGCCCGGCGGCAGCGACTGGCGCGCCGAGTACCGCTTCCGCAGGCACGACGGCACCTACGCCCTGGTCGAGGATCGGGGCTGGGTGGTGCGTGATGCCTCCGGCACGGCGCTGCGCATGGTGGGCGCCATGCAGGACGTCACCCAGCGCAAGGAAGCAGAGGCCCTCCTGCGGCGCAGCGAGGAGGAGTTCCGAACGCTCGCGGAGGCGCTG
This genomic interval carries:
- a CDS encoding class I fructose-bisphosphate aldolase yields the protein MAYTDRVKQILSWYPSDNPGTLTNLARLLNHGTLAGTGKLVILPVDQGFEHGPARSFGPNPAGYDPDYHAQLAIESGCNAYAAPLGFLEAVAGKLAGEIPLILKVNNSDTLAKTAAPMSAVTSSVKDAVRLGCAAVGYTIYPGSAARNEQYEDLRDIIAEAKSYGLPTVLWAYPRGALSKEGETAIDVVAYAAQISAQLGAHIIKVKPPTDHLEQAEAKKAFEKANIPTKTLADRVREVVRSAFNGKRIVIFSGGEAKETSALLEDIKQIHQGGGFGSIMGRNAFQRPHGESLKLLKDVMNIFAGK
- a CDS encoding ATP-binding protein; amino-acid sequence: MIEGSRTPGGGDANAGDDADRVAREVLAGGGEMGTRMRALDWSKTPLGPVSAWPQSLRTIASVCLTSGFPMMVFWGPQAVKLYNDAYRNILGGKHPAALGRPGHVVWAEVWDEIGPWVEQVRREGRAIMAENQRLFVERNGFLEETYFTFSYSPIRDESGAVNGVLDTVVETTSQVLDARRLRTLHEVASLAGGSLRVDDACTRAMEALASNPADIPFALLYRLNADGTEARLEGRMGLEGDCAFCPARVDLGSDVASPWPLAQVARSGRAELLHGPGGRFGPLPLRDGVPQPASALVLSMTAAGGATPPGMLVLGMSPRLPIDASYRSFLELVAGGLGAAIAGARAYEEAQRRADALAELDRAKTAFFSNVSHEFRTPLTLMLGPLGDVLADPQHPLDPGHRERLLLVQRNSQRLLKLVNSLLDFSRLEAGRMRAIFEPTDLGPLTAGLASAFDSLATKAGLRLHVDCPPLPTPVWVDRDLWEKIVLNLLSNAFKFTFRGTLTVRLRERTDRAELSVSDTGTGIPAHELPRVFDRFHRVEGARGRSHEGSGVGLALVRELVELHGGRVSVESVVDQGSTFTVSLPTGTAHLPPDQLRPPSRDAVHAPNPEVFVQEAAQWLGDGVYAAPAPVPVPEAPPGIVRGHVLLADDNADMRDYVRRSLEGRFAVTAVADGLAALEAARNTPPDVVLTDVMMPCLDGFGLLRELKADPRTAHVPVILLSARAGEEAKVEGLAAGADDYLVKPFGVRELVARLEGTVNSARARAQREELLQALKLSETRYRLATRATKDAVWDLDLRTQQLTWSEGIHTLFGYPVGTVPPGLEWWTDAVHPEDRARAVDSLHAIAETPGGSDWRAEYRFRRHDGTYALVEDRGWVVRDASGTALRMVGAMQDVTQRKEAEALLRRSEEEFRTLAEALPEAVFVTAPDGAVTYVNGVLTEQTGVSAEALLGRGYRHVIHPDDLPASAKAWAEALAGGERLQAEHRVRYRDGLYRWHLVRALSVKDAEGRVLKWVGTSMDVHELRQAQAQQQQRADFEQQLIGIVSHDLRNPVSAILLGAASLMRREELDERSTKAVSRIQSAAERAHRMIRDLLDFTQARLGGGLRIQRRASDVHEVVDGVLEEIEATHPDREIHRRRSGSGLGDWDPDRLGQLAQNLVTNALRYSPRETAVLVETHGEDDAVTLSIHNAGTPIPPERMGRLFQPLQRASGEVDTSSRSIGLGLYIVKQLVAAHGGTIAVESTEEAGTTFTVRLPRGAPALP